The Acidobacteriota bacterium genome has a segment encoding these proteins:
- a CDS encoding protein-glutamate O-methyltransferase CheR: MDIGEDRIPNDVSGESVTPQDEVFLEKMHDVILAYSGVDIGPYKKRYLLRRIGVRERALNLPDHAAYFEYLQTHAEEFPRCLEELTINVTEFLRDAHVFEILKSRFLSCLVRNILPSPKRPLRMWSAGCASGEEVYSLAMLAEDVLRDCSFVTDYRIVATDVDFRALETAVLGAYPAEKVQGIPETWKTLYFRSPNSRGGRFVIKSALKSHISFERHNVLTPFEQKDFDVILCRNTLMYFTVPLQEKILRNLAASLRPGGFLVLGQVERLIGPARKELQCVSAEANIFQKHPFSEEESHAH, from the coding sequence ATGGACATAGGCGAGGACCGAATCCCTAACGACGTGAGCGGCGAGTCCGTTACCCCGCAGGATGAAGTTTTTCTGGAAAAGATGCACGATGTCATTCTTGCCTACAGCGGCGTTGACATCGGTCCTTACAAGAAGCGCTATCTCCTGCGCCGCATCGGTGTGCGGGAGCGCGCGCTGAATCTTCCGGACCACGCGGCGTATTTCGAGTACCTTCAGACCCACGCCGAGGAGTTCCCCCGCTGCCTTGAGGAGCTGACCATCAACGTCACGGAATTCCTGCGCGACGCCCATGTCTTCGAGATTCTCAAAAGCCGCTTTCTGTCCTGCCTCGTCCGGAACATTCTGCCCTCGCCCAAGCGTCCCCTGCGGATGTGGTCCGCCGGCTGCGCCTCGGGCGAGGAGGTCTATTCGCTTGCGATGCTCGCCGAGGATGTGCTGCGTGATTGCTCCTTCGTCACCGACTACCGCATCGTGGCGACCGACGTCGATTTCCGCGCCTTGGAGACGGCGGTGCTGGGCGCGTATCCGGCAGAGAAGGTGCAGGGGATTCCCGAGACGTGGAAAACGCTGTATTTCCGCTCCCCCAACAGCCGCGGCGGACGCTTCGTCATCAAATCGGCTCTAAAGTCCCACATCTCCTTCGAGCGGCACAACGTGCTCACTCCCTTCGAACAGAAGGATTTCGACGTGATCCTATGCCGCAATACCCTGATGTATTTCACGGTGCCTTTGCAGGAAAAAATTTTAAGGAACTTGGCGGCGAGCCTGCGTCCCGGTGGCTTCCTGGTGCTGGGGCAGGTGGAACGGCTCATAGGCCCCGCTCGAAAGGAGCTTCAGTGCGTTTCGGCCGAGGCCAACATCTTTCAAAAACACCCTTTCAGCGAGGAGGAAAGTCATGCCCATTAA
- a CDS encoding NADH-quinone oxidoreductase subunit D, whose translation MPELSGELLEINMGPQHPATHGVFRVKLWLDGERIVECEPVIGYLHRGTEKLAEERDFRQATYYTDRTDYVAAAHGNLVWVEAAERLMQIKVPRRAQYLRVVYTELSRIASHLLWLATHALDIGAMTIFLYTFREREAILDMFTDFCGARLTLNIFRIGGFYHDITPPMALRIKKFCDEFPGYLAEYETILTKNRIWLRRTQGVGVLSREDAIAIGASGPVARGSGIDWDIRKSNPYEVYPEFDFKIPVEPAGDTYARYLVRMEEMRQSTRIVLQALEGLPEGELMAEENKKASKPLKPPAGEIYQRVESPKGELGIYVVTDGKPKPYRWKMKAPCFANLQALPLMVRGHLVADVVAVIGTLDPVFGEVDR comes from the coding sequence ATGCCCGAGCTCTCCGGTGAACTCCTCGAAATAAACATGGGGCCGCAGCACCCGGCCACGCACGGCGTGTTCCGGGTGAAGCTGTGGCTCGACGGCGAGCGCATCGTCGAGTGCGAGCCCGTCATCGGCTACCTCCACCGCGGCACGGAAAAACTCGCCGAGGAGAGGGACTTCCGCCAGGCCACCTACTACACCGACCGCACTGACTACGTGGCCGCCGCCCACGGCAACCTCGTGTGGGTCGAGGCGGCCGAGAGGCTCATGCAGATCAAGGTGCCGCGCCGCGCGCAGTACCTGAGGGTCGTCTACACCGAGCTCTCACGCATCGCCTCGCACCTCCTGTGGCTCGCCACGCACGCCCTCGACATCGGCGCGATGACGATTTTCCTGTACACTTTCCGCGAGCGCGAGGCAATTCTGGACATGTTCACCGATTTCTGCGGCGCGCGCCTTACGCTGAACATCTTCCGCATCGGCGGTTTCTACCACGACATCACGCCTCCCATGGCGCTGCGCATCAAGAAGTTCTGCGACGAATTCCCCGGCTACCTCGCCGAGTACGAGACCATCCTCACGAAGAACCGCATCTGGCTGCGCCGCACGCAGGGTGTCGGCGTCTTGTCGAGGGAGGACGCCATCGCCATCGGCGCCTCCGGGCCCGTTGCGCGCGGCTCCGGAATAGACTGGGACATCCGCAAATCGAACCCTTACGAAGTGTACCCTGAGTTCGATTTCAAGATTCCAGTCGAGCCCGCGGGCGACACCTACGCGCGCTACCTCGTGCGCATGGAGGAGATGCGCCAGAGTACGCGCATCGTCCTGCAGGCGCTCGAGGGACTTCCCGAGGGCGAGCTGATGGCGGAGGAAAACAAGAAGGCGTCGAAGCCCTTGAAGCCGCCGGCGGGGGAGATCTATCAGCGCGTCGAGTCGCCCAAGGGCGAGCTCGGCATCTACGTCGTGACGGACGGCAAGCCGAAACCCTACCGCTGGAAGATGAAGGCGCCGTGCTTCGCCAACCTGCAGGCGCTCCCCCTGATGGTGCGCGGGCACCTGGTGGCGGACGTGGTGGCCGTCATCGGAACGCTCGACCCGGTGTTCGGCGAGGTGGACCGGTAG
- a CDS encoding methyl-accepting chemotaxis protein — MPIKLKLVISYLFIALMATWAALYLPKWLDVGQGLTLVFSVNILVATVAGTALSFYFTLKIKRLVTATRVISQGDLTRKSEVRANDEIGDLAESFDLMVDNLIQLVGSVQHTSDEIFKAAQNLSATSEEMNASTEEIAANVVNISRGAETQAEMVVKASNITKGLAQSVKDVAEKSSTAAGAGESATKKATEGGDSAKHAIAEIFRVVEAIEKASALVEGFRARALDINSAVEMITSIAQQTHLLALNATIEAARAGEHGRGFAVVAEEIRKLAQNARNFASQISELAQSINKESEVVLGAMTESTQAASGGSEAVGDVGHKLDAIVESVATTVKMVEEISTLTHEQSEGANRMVESIDEISRIAEENASSTQEASAAGQQITASMDEMARAAQGLARLSDRLKEVVSTFHLSEGAGVVSMPAEEEKAEEKEEKSGEAEVSSIESRRQAKEKEQAAS, encoded by the coding sequence ATGCCCATTAAATTAAAGCTCGTCATCAGCTATCTGTTCATCGCTCTCATGGCCACGTGGGCTGCGCTGTATCTGCCGAAGTGGTTGGACGTAGGACAGGGCTTAACGCTTGTGTTTTCCGTGAACATTCTCGTCGCCACGGTCGCAGGTACAGCCCTTTCTTTCTATTTTACGCTGAAGATCAAGCGCCTCGTGACCGCGACGCGCGTCATCAGCCAGGGCGACCTCACCCGCAAGTCCGAGGTGCGCGCGAACGACGAAATTGGAGACTTGGCCGAAAGCTTCGATCTCATGGTGGACAATCTGATCCAGCTCGTCGGAAGCGTCCAGCACACGTCGGATGAAATCTTTAAAGCGGCGCAGAACCTTTCGGCGACCTCCGAGGAGATGAACGCCTCGACGGAGGAAATCGCCGCCAACGTCGTCAACATCTCCCGCGGCGCCGAAACGCAGGCCGAGATGGTCGTGAAGGCGTCCAACATCACGAAAGGGCTCGCGCAGTCGGTGAAGGACGTGGCGGAGAAATCCTCCACGGCCGCAGGCGCGGGAGAGAGCGCGACGAAGAAAGCCACGGAGGGCGGCGATTCGGCCAAGCACGCCATCGCCGAGATCTTCCGCGTCGTCGAAGCGATTGAGAAAGCCTCGGCGCTTGTGGAGGGGTTCCGCGCGCGGGCGCTCGACATCAACAGCGCCGTCGAGATGATTACCTCCATCGCCCAGCAGACGCACCTCCTCGCGCTCAACGCCACGATCGAGGCCGCCCGTGCGGGGGAGCACGGACGCGGCTTTGCGGTGGTGGCCGAGGAGATTCGCAAGCTCGCCCAAAACGCACGCAACTTCGCCTCCCAGATTTCCGAACTCGCCCAGTCCATCAACAAGGAGAGCGAGGTCGTTCTCGGCGCCATGACCGAAAGCACCCAGGCGGCCTCGGGCGGAAGCGAGGCCGTGGGCGATGTCGGCCATAAGCTCGATGCCATCGTCGAAAGCGTCGCGACGACCGTCAAGATGGTCGAGGAAATTTCCACCCTCACCCATGAGCAGAGCGAGGGCGCGAACAGGATGGTCGAGTCCATTGACGAGATATCGCGCATCGCCGAGGAGAATGCTTCGAGCACCCAGGAGGCCTCGGCCGCGGGACAGCAGATTACCGCCTCCATGGACGAGATGGCGAGGGCGGCCCAGGGCCTTGCGCGCCTCTCCGACCGCCTCAAGGAGGTTGTCTCCACATTCCATCTGAGCGAGGGAGCCGGGGTGGTGTCCATGCCTGCGGAAGAAGAAAAAGCAGAAGAGAAAGAAGAAAAATCTGGAGAAGCGGAAGTTTCTTCCATCGAAAGCCGCCGCCAGGCCAAGGAAAAGGAGCAGGCGGCCTCGTAA
- a CDS encoding response regulator, producing the protein MPTKVLIVDDAMFMRAILKDVLLNAGDFEVVGEATDGEEAVKFAKELSPDLITMDIVMPNMDGIEATKQIMKVTPSVKIVMCSALGQEPLIMESLASGAKDFVVKPFSAEKVLKVIQGVLSK; encoded by the coding sequence ATGCCGACGAAAGTGCTCATCGTGGACGACGCAATGTTCATGCGCGCCATCCTGAAGGACGTTCTTCTTAATGCAGGCGATTTTGAAGTCGTGGGCGAGGCGACAGACGGCGAGGAGGCCGTAAAGTTTGCCAAAGAACTCAGCCCCGACCTGATCACCATGGACATCGTCATGCCCAACATGGACGGCATCGAGGCCACGAAGCAAATCATGAAGGTGACCCCCTCGGTTAAGATTGTCATGTGCAGCGCCCTCGGGCAGGAGCCGCTCATTATGGAATCGCTTGCTTCGGGTGCCAAGGATTTCGTCGTGAAACCGTTTTCGGCCGAGAAGGTGCTCAAGGTAATTCAAGGCGTTTTGAGCAAGTAG
- a CDS encoding NADH-quinone oxidoreductase subunit C has translation MSDEKPPVPPTGPPKTEAAPPPPNPADEHAFTKRVKEKFPDAVVEGKLCRDDLFLTVKKYSLLEICRFLRDDPALNFNYLSFIAGAHYPKRADAPLECVYGLYSVGKWHSIYLRVHTKEDEPIPSVTGVWPAADWNEREAYDLYGIRFEGHPGLKRILLPEWWDGYPLRKDYPMVGPDEDGVIDTVLKESAGDEDFGPGAGSRGW, from the coding sequence ATGAGCGACGAAAAACCTCCCGTTCCACCTACAGGGCCCCCAAAGACGGAAGCTGCGCCGCCGCCTCCCAATCCCGCCGACGAGCATGCCTTCACGAAGCGCGTGAAGGAGAAATTTCCAGACGCCGTCGTGGAAGGAAAACTCTGCCGCGACGATTTGTTTCTCACCGTAAAGAAGTATTCGCTTTTGGAAATTTGCCGCTTCCTGAGGGACGATCCCGCGCTCAATTTCAATTACCTGTCCTTCATCGCGGGCGCTCACTACCCCAAGCGCGCGGACGCGCCGCTCGAGTGCGTCTACGGACTCTACAGCGTCGGCAAGTGGCACAGCATCTACCTGCGCGTCCACACGAAGGAGGACGAGCCGATTCCCTCGGTCACGGGCGTCTGGCCCGCCGCGGACTGGAACGAGCGCGAGGCGTACGACCTGTACGGGATCCGCTTCGAGGGCCATCCCGGGCTCAAGCGCATTCTTTTGCCCGAGTGGTGGGACGGCTACCCGCTGAGGAAGGATTACCCCATGGTCGGCCCCGACGAGGACGGCGTCATCGACACCGTCTTGAAAGAATCCGCCGGCGACGAGGACTTCGGCCCGGGGGCCGGAAGCAGGGGGTGGTGA
- a CDS encoding chemotaxis protein CheC translates to MSYRELSPVELDALRELSNIGAGHAATALSQMLGRAITLEVPSVRSLPFKDVPVTVGGAEALVVGLFMRIYGDTKGNVLLVLPQESSAALIGSLTGKAPEEKVFREELRLETMQESILKEIGNILAGAFLSTLSQALTINLVPSVPGLAYDMAGAVLDALFIELGQVGDTALLVETEFLEMSKEVQGHFFLIPDPQSLEVILGAMAKMKW, encoded by the coding sequence ATGAGTTATCGCGAACTTTCTCCCGTTGAACTGGACGCCCTGCGCGAGCTGAGTAACATCGGCGCGGGCCACGCCGCCACGGCCCTATCGCAGATGCTCGGCAGGGCCATTACGCTTGAGGTGCCCTCGGTTCGATCGCTTCCTTTCAAAGACGTGCCGGTTACGGTAGGCGGCGCGGAGGCGCTCGTCGTGGGCCTTTTCATGCGCATCTACGGCGACACGAAAGGGAACGTCCTGCTTGTGCTTCCCCAGGAAAGCTCAGCGGCCCTCATCGGCTCCCTCACCGGCAAGGCACCCGAGGAAAAGGTGTTCCGCGAGGAGCTTCGCCTTGAGACAATGCAGGAGTCGATCCTCAAGGAGATCGGGAACATTCTGGCAGGCGCGTTCCTGAGCACGCTGAGTCAGGCGCTCACAATTAATCTCGTGCCCTCGGTGCCGGGTCTTGCCTACGACATGGCGGGCGCCGTGCTCGACGCCCTCTTTATCGAGCTCGGACAAGTGGGCGACACGGCGCTCCTCGTCGAGACCGAATTCCTCGAGATGTCGAAGGAGGTGCAGGGGCACTTTTTCCTCATTCCCGATCCCCAGTCGCTCGAGGTGATTCTGGGCGCCATGGCGAAGATGAAGTGGTAA
- a CDS encoding chemotaxis protein CheW codes for MPASSRSFDSSPPVLSGSSEGVFLWFEGGGERYAAPVAEASEICELENLRAVPGAASPVNGIMDLRGRIVTVIDLFFRPSPERPEKPNGSNGATLKNQVLVFHEPYLHLGLRLPSEVGTFRHPKAKILEDFSASEERAGDKRAPWIRGVLEHEGRLYNILSGERVAAYARLRIVESFKR; via the coding sequence ATGCCCGCTTCCAGCCGGTCTTTCGATTCCTCGCCCCCCGTGCTCTCCGGGTCTTCGGAGGGAGTCTTCCTCTGGTTTGAAGGAGGGGGCGAGCGCTACGCCGCCCCGGTTGCGGAGGCCTCGGAAATCTGTGAGCTCGAAAATTTGCGCGCCGTTCCCGGAGCCGCTTCTCCTGTTAATGGCATCATGGATCTGCGGGGGCGTATTGTCACGGTGATCGATTTGTTCTTCCGCCCCTCGCCGGAGCGCCCAGAGAAACCGAACGGCTCAAACGGCGCCACCCTGAAGAATCAGGTGCTGGTGTTTCATGAACCCTACTTGCACCTGGGGCTTCGACTTCCGTCCGAGGTCGGCACGTTTCGCCACCCGAAGGCCAAGATTCTCGAAGACTTTTCTGCCTCCGAGGAGCGCGCCGGAGACAAGCGGGCGCCGTGGATTCGGGGCGTGCTGGAACACGAGGGCCGGCTTTACAACATCCTCTCGGGCGAGCGCGTCGCGGCCTACGCGCGCTTGCGCATCGTCGAGAGCTTCAAACGCTGA
- a CDS encoding four helix bundle protein: MAFYNRFEDMPIWQLAKAVAVDIYRLTSRGAFSKDFAIRDQVRRASLSISSNIAEGFECGTRKEFIRYLHIARASAGEVRSQLEIAKELDYITETQRKEIASQLESVARQITAFIQTLKKNELPSSQVFKSVIGHR; this comes from the coding sequence GTGGCCTTTTATAACCGCTTTGAGGACATGCCGATATGGCAACTTGCAAAGGCCGTAGCGGTGGACATTTACCGGCTGACGTCTAGAGGGGCCTTTTCCAAAGACTTTGCGATCCGCGATCAAGTGCGGCGCGCCTCCCTTTCTATTTCCAGCAACATCGCCGAGGGATTTGAATGCGGCACACGGAAGGAATTTATACGCTATCTTCACATCGCTAGGGCCTCCGCCGGCGAAGTCCGAAGCCAACTCGAAATTGCCAAAGAGCTTGACTACATCACGGAAACTCAACGTAAGGAAATTGCCTCACAGCTGGAGAGCGTGGCACGTCAAATTACGGCATTCATCCAGACCTTGAAGAAAAACGAATTGCCCTCTTCGCAGGTTTTTAAATCGGTCATCGGTCATCGATAA
- the ndhC gene encoding NADH-quinone oxidoreductase subunit A, producing MTGSYIPVALFLMVAVGFGIVTLFIARFFRASSPGRVKLQAYECGIQAKGDAHGRVSIHYYVIAVLFLIFDVETIFLFPWAVKFDALALFGLVEMALFIAILLLGYAYAWRKGALEWIFSDEEFGRL from the coding sequence ATGACCGGCAGCTACATCCCCGTCGCGCTGTTTCTGATGGTGGCCGTGGGCTTCGGCATCGTGACGCTTTTCATCGCGCGCTTTTTCCGCGCCTCGAGCCCCGGCCGCGTCAAGCTGCAAGCCTACGAGTGCGGCATCCAGGCGAAGGGCGACGCGCACGGCAGGGTTTCCATTCACTACTACGTCATCGCCGTCCTGTTTCTCATCTTCGACGTGGAGACGATTTTTCTCTTTCCCTGGGCCGTCAAGTTCGACGCCCTCGCCCTCTTCGGCCTCGTCGAGATGGCGCTCTTTATCGCCATCCTGCTTCTAGGTTACGCCTACGCCTGGCGCAAGGGCGCGCTCGAGTGGATTTTCTCGGACGAGGAGTTCGGCAGACTCTGA
- a CDS encoding NADH-quinone oxidoreductase subunit B: MSILERKFNETVITTTVDSLFNWSRKSALWPMTLGLACCAIEMMATGASRFDMDRFGAGIFRATPRQSDLMIVAGTVTYKMAPAIKRLYDQMPSPKWVISMGACSNTGGPYPAYSVLQGIDKIVPVDVYIAGCPPRPEALLYGVIKLQEKIKKMKVLRK; this comes from the coding sequence GTGAGCATCTTAGAAAGAAAATTCAACGAAACGGTCATCACGACGACGGTGGATTCTCTTTTCAACTGGTCGCGCAAATCGGCGCTCTGGCCGATGACGCTCGGCCTGGCGTGTTGCGCCATCGAGATGATGGCCACCGGGGCCTCGCGCTTCGACATGGACCGCTTCGGCGCGGGCATCTTCCGCGCCACCCCCCGCCAGAGCGACCTCATGATCGTCGCGGGCACCGTGACCTACAAGATGGCGCCCGCCATCAAGCGCCTCTACGACCAGATGCCCTCCCCGAAGTGGGTCATCTCGATGGGCGCGTGCTCCAACACGGGCGGCCCCTACCCCGCATACAGCGTCCTGCAGGGCATCGACAAGATAGTCCCCGTGGACGTCTACATCGCGGGCTGCCCACCCCGGCCCGAGGCGCTTCTCTACGGCGTGATTAAGTTGCAGGAGAAGATCAAGAAGATGAAGGTTTTAAGAAAATAA
- a CDS encoding chemotaxis protein CheD — MESITVEIGTVVVTDEPTRLVMQGLGSCLGIFLYEDRKKIAAAAHVLLPSGPEKKMKERPGKYVESALRYMLEEIERRGGERRHVRAKMAGGARMFHFDSREEHMTIGEQNIHAAHEALAAHNIELVAHDTGGRQGRSLVVDTASGKIGVHTIRGPVTTL, encoded by the coding sequence ATGGAGTCGATTACCGTCGAAATCGGCACGGTCGTCGTAACGGACGAGCCGACGCGCCTCGTCATGCAGGGGCTCGGCTCATGCCTTGGAATTTTTTTGTACGAGGACCGGAAAAAGATTGCGGCCGCCGCCCATGTGCTTCTCCCGTCGGGCCCGGAGAAAAAAATGAAAGAGCGCCCCGGAAAATACGTCGAAAGCGCCCTGCGCTACATGCTCGAGGAAATCGAGCGCCGGGGCGGCGAGCGGCGTCACGTGCGCGCCAAGATGGCCGGCGGGGCGCGCATGTTCCACTTCGACTCGCGCGAGGAACATATGACCATCGGCGAGCAAAACATCCACGCCGCCCATGAAGCCTTGGCGGCCCACAACATCGAACTGGTGGCTCACGATACGGGAGGCCGCCAGGGGCGCTCGCTGGTGGTGGATACGGCGAGCGGCAAGATTGGGGTGCACACGATTCGCGGCCCCGTCACTACGCTATAA
- a CDS encoding chemotaxis protein CheA produces the protein MDEKYIALFVDEARELTAKMAEALGRLRSEGFDESAVQEFFRDVHTLKGMASAMGFDEMASLTHRLEDLFQKAKEERQQPSETILSAAYEAVDFIANSLDEVSQTGQPQTGAAALLEALEREASGAAPSVSEAEAVAGQEAPGEEPIPSPPAASAPDEGASEPTAAEGSRYRITFKVEPTDPLPAARAMVAYKGLEALSTAVLEASPSLDLVMAGKFSGEMTLHVASTHSRAAFESAFLGFSSIAEYRIEDEQLVVADVEAEEAPAREPAAKAETADATVRIPIKHLDYFFNCASEFIVHHGRLEAAAEAGSTTRVLGRLERLKSLIREFYEEIVALRMMPFETLVPRLERVVRDAARQCSKDVRLEIEGQDVALDRSVLDEILGPLTHVLRNAVDHGIDSAEERRAAKKPAQGMIRVALARRGDAVEITVQDDGGGMDPEKIKAAAVERGYMDAKRAAALSVEETLLLCTLPGFSIRSEISALSGRGVGLDAVRTKVETLGGHLHLASERGRGTTVRFVLPPTMSILSAFLVEVQGEAYAVPLHQVHRTIRVERSALQKAQSQTVFWWRRQPVEVHAFAQLLGISQDGALAKKEFPCLVVQRGKRLVALVVDSIEGTAEIVVKPLHTPLEELRQYSGCTVFGDGRLALIVDVENLLTHTQGAA, from the coding sequence ATGGACGAAAAATACATCGCCCTCTTCGTGGACGAGGCGCGCGAGCTTACGGCGAAGATGGCCGAGGCGCTCGGGCGCCTCCGCTCGGAAGGGTTCGACGAGAGCGCCGTGCAGGAATTCTTCCGAGACGTCCATACCCTCAAGGGCATGGCGAGCGCCATGGGTTTCGACGAGATGGCCTCGCTCACGCACCGGCTGGAGGATCTTTTCCAAAAAGCGAAGGAGGAGCGCCAGCAGCCTTCCGAAACCATACTGAGCGCGGCCTACGAGGCGGTGGATTTCATCGCCAATTCCCTCGACGAAGTTTCACAAACAGGGCAGCCGCAAACCGGCGCCGCCGCCCTCCTGGAGGCGCTTGAAAGGGAGGCTTCCGGCGCAGCGCCTTCTGTTTCGGAAGCCGAAGCTGTGGCCGGGCAGGAAGCGCCGGGCGAAGAACCGATTCCTTCCCCTCCGGCGGCCTCCGCTCCGGACGAGGGCGCTTCGGAACCGACCGCCGCCGAAGGCTCGCGCTACCGCATTACGTTTAAAGTCGAGCCCACCGACCCGCTTCCCGCGGCGCGCGCCATGGTCGCCTACAAGGGGCTCGAAGCGCTCAGCACCGCCGTGTTGGAAGCGTCCCCTTCGCTTGACCTCGTCATGGCCGGCAAGTTTTCCGGGGAGATGACGCTTCATGTCGCAAGCACGCATTCCCGCGCCGCCTTTGAAAGCGCCTTCTTGGGGTTTTCATCCATTGCGGAATACCGGATCGAGGACGAACAACTCGTCGTGGCCGACGTGGAAGCCGAAGAGGCTCCCGCGCGCGAGCCCGCGGCCAAGGCGGAGACGGCAGATGCCACGGTGCGCATTCCCATCAAGCACCTCGATTACTTTTTTAATTGCGCGAGCGAGTTCATCGTCCACCATGGCCGCCTCGAGGCGGCAGCCGAAGCGGGTTCCACCACCCGTGTTCTCGGGCGCCTCGAGCGCTTGAAATCGCTTATTCGCGAATTCTACGAAGAGATCGTGGCGCTTCGCATGATGCCGTTTGAGACGCTCGTGCCGCGCCTCGAGCGGGTGGTGCGCGACGCCGCGCGGCAGTGCAGCAAGGACGTGCGCCTCGAGATCGAGGGCCAGGACGTGGCGCTCGACCGCTCCGTCCTTGACGAGATTCTCGGGCCCCTGACCCATGTGCTCCGAAACGCCGTGGACCATGGCATCGATTCGGCGGAGGAGCGCCGGGCGGCGAAAAAGCCCGCCCAGGGCATGATCCGCGTTGCGCTTGCGCGCCGGGGCGACGCCGTGGAAATCACCGTCCAAGACGACGGCGGGGGGATGGACCCCGAAAAAATCAAGGCGGCGGCCGTCGAGCGCGGCTACATGGACGCAAAGCGCGCCGCCGCGCTCTCGGTGGAAGAGACGCTTCTCTTGTGCACGTTGCCGGGCTTCAGCATCCGCTCCGAGATCTCGGCCCTTTCGGGCCGCGGCGTGGGGCTCGATGCCGTGCGCACCAAGGTGGAAACTCTCGGGGGTCACTTGCATCTTGCCTCCGAGCGGGGCCGGGGAACGACGGTTCGCTTTGTGCTTCCTCCTACCATGAGCATCCTGAGCGCCTTCCTGGTGGAGGTGCAGGGTGAGGCCTACGCCGTGCCGCTTCATCAGGTGCACCGCACCATCCGAGTGGAGCGCAGTGCTCTTCAAAAAGCGCAGAGCCAAACGGTATTTTGGTGGCGAAGACAGCCCGTTGAGGTGCATGCCTTTGCACAGCTCCTCGGCATATCCCAAGACGGCGCACTGGCCAAGAAGGAGTTCCCGTGCCTTGTGGTGCAGCGGGGCAAGCGCTTGGTTGCCCTCGTCGTGGACAGCATCGAAGGGACTGCGGAAATCGTCGTGAAGCCTCTGCACACGCCGCTTGAAGAACTGCGTCAGTATTCGGGCTGCACCGTGTTCGGAGACGGGCGTCTGGCGCTTATTGTAGACGTGGAAAACCTCCTCACCCACACGCAAGGAGCCGCATGA